Proteins encoded by one window of Hafnia alvei:
- a CDS encoding biotin-independent malonate decarboxylase subunit beta codes for MRNDLSFIELSARERARRLLDAGTFRELLGPFEHITSPWLEPQGIVTQADDGMVVAKGTIEGKPAVVVAVEGAFQGGSMGEVSGAKMASALELAAEDNRNGIPTQAVLLLETGGVRLQEANLGLAAIADIHAAIVDLRRYTPVVGIVAGTVGCFGGMSIAAALCSYLIVTREARLGLNGPQVIEQEAGIEEYDSRDRPFIWSMTGGDVRYRNGFVDVEVPDGLNAVKQAMNQCIARGVPEQHRSDKFAQYLTALQGFDTRQQATAELAAELFSQNHLSAKDRSQEDRA; via the coding sequence ATGCGTAACGATCTCAGTTTTATCGAACTCAGTGCTCGCGAACGTGCGCGTCGTTTACTGGATGCCGGTACTTTCCGTGAATTATTAGGCCCCTTCGAGCACATCACATCGCCGTGGTTAGAACCTCAGGGTATTGTGACGCAGGCCGACGACGGCATGGTAGTAGCTAAAGGCACCATCGAAGGGAAACCCGCGGTCGTGGTTGCGGTTGAAGGCGCTTTCCAAGGCGGCAGCATGGGCGAAGTGTCCGGCGCCAAAATGGCCTCAGCGTTAGAGCTGGCCGCAGAGGATAACCGCAACGGTATTCCAACGCAGGCTGTTTTGCTGTTAGAGACCGGCGGCGTGCGTTTGCAAGAGGCTAATCTCGGTTTGGCAGCCATTGCGGATATTCATGCGGCGATTGTCGATCTGCGTCGTTATACGCCGGTAGTGGGTATTGTTGCCGGTACCGTTGGCTGCTTCGGCGGTATGTCGATTGCGGCCGCGCTGTGCAGCTATTTGATCGTAACCCGTGAAGCGCGCTTAGGCCTTAACGGCCCGCAGGTGATTGAGCAAGAAGCGGGGATTGAAGAGTATGACTCGCGCGACCGTCCATTCATCTGGAGCATGACCGGTGGTGACGTTCGTTATCGCAATGGTTTTGTTGATGTCGAAGTCCCTGATGGTTTAAACGCGGTAAAACAGGCGATGAATCAGTGCATTGCCCGTGGCGTTCCGGAACAACATCGTTCAGATAAATTCGCCCAGTATCTGACCGCGCTGCAAGGGTTCGATACTCGCCAGCAGGCAACGGCTGAACTGGCCGCCGAACTTTTCTCTCAGAATCATCTCTCTGCTAAAGACCGTTCACAGGAGGATCGCGCATGA
- a CDS encoding triphosphoribosyl-dephospho-CoA synthase: protein MKIQPYSRHSDADDAASLLAKQATQALLDEARLSPKPGLVDSRGSGAHQDLTLDLMERSAHSLTPAFQQLAIASWQRPVDSALRQEIGRIGRDGERSMMLATQGVNTHRGAIWALGLLVSAVAMQAAKGDVYSTLSLAAQVARLPDHASPKVFSKGLRATQRYQVPGAREEAQQGFPHVITLALPQLWRSRQQGATEQEAQIDALMAIMTSLSDTCVLSRGGLSALKAMQQGAAEVLANGGYQTPAGRVALAHLEARMLADHVSPGGAADLLAAALFLDRTCRQ, encoded by the coding sequence ATGAAAATCCAACCCTATTCACGCCATTCCGACGCCGATGACGCGGCCAGTTTACTCGCTAAACAGGCAACGCAAGCGCTGCTGGACGAGGCTCGTCTGTCTCCAAAACCTGGCTTGGTTGATAGCCGCGGTTCTGGCGCACATCAGGATTTAACGCTGGATCTGATGGAGCGCTCGGCACACAGCTTAACGCCCGCGTTTCAGCAGCTCGCTATCGCAAGCTGGCAGCGTCCGGTAGACAGCGCGCTGCGTCAGGAGATTGGAAGAATAGGGCGGGACGGTGAGCGCAGCATGATGCTGGCGACGCAGGGCGTTAATACCCACCGTGGTGCTATTTGGGCGCTGGGATTATTGGTGAGCGCCGTCGCCATGCAGGCAGCGAAGGGGGACGTGTACTCAACGCTCAGTCTGGCCGCGCAGGTTGCACGTTTGCCCGACCATGCAAGCCCAAAAGTATTCAGTAAGGGGCTTCGAGCGACTCAACGTTACCAGGTTCCCGGTGCACGTGAAGAGGCACAGCAAGGCTTTCCACATGTGATAACGCTGGCTTTACCTCAGCTGTGGCGCAGCCGTCAGCAAGGGGCAACGGAACAAGAAGCTCAGATTGATGCGCTGATGGCCATTATGACCTCGCTTAGCGATACCTGTGTGCTTTCTCGTGGTGGTTTATCTGCCCTGAAAGCGATGCAACAGGGGGCCGCCGAAGTACTTGCCAACGGCGGATATCAAACGCCAGCGGGTCGTGTAGCGTTAGCGCATTTGGAAGCCCGTATGCTGGCTGACCACGTTTCTCCCGGTGGAGCCGCAGATTTACTGGCCGCCGCGCTGTTTTTAGACAGAACCTGCCGCCAATAG
- a CDS encoding AEC family transporter has product MTYVIIHALAPIFVIMLLGFYAGKAKMVDNKNVSLLNIFVMDFALPAALFSATVQTPWSGIVQQSPLIVVLVLGMWITYAAIYFICTKVFKKTPQDAAVLTLTVALPNYAALGLPILGSVLGESSATSLSVAVAIACGSVLMTPFCLLILEREKARESGAIQGSTLTMLPVLMWRSVKKPIVWGPLLGVVLSAIGIHMPEMVLASIKPLGLSATASALFLTGVILSARKLQINTCVVLSSVTKLLIQPFIAWGIVLAMGLHGDVAVTAILMIALSAGFFGIVFGNRFGVQSPDAEATLLISSVLCIITLPLFITLTAGI; this is encoded by the coding sequence ATGACATACGTAATTATTCACGCCCTCGCTCCCATCTTCGTCATCATGCTGCTCGGCTTTTATGCCGGTAAAGCAAAGATGGTCGATAACAAAAATGTTTCTTTACTCAATATCTTCGTGATGGACTTTGCTTTGCCTGCGGCGCTGTTTAGCGCCACGGTGCAAACGCCGTGGAGCGGCATTGTTCAGCAGTCTCCGCTGATTGTCGTTCTGGTATTAGGCATGTGGATTACCTATGCCGCCATTTATTTTATCTGCACCAAAGTCTTTAAGAAAACCCCACAGGACGCAGCGGTTCTGACGCTAACCGTAGCGTTACCTAACTACGCCGCACTGGGCTTACCAATTTTAGGCAGCGTGCTGGGCGAAAGTTCTGCTACGTCGCTGTCGGTTGCGGTGGCTATCGCCTGTGGTTCCGTGCTGATGACGCCGTTCTGTCTGCTGATCCTCGAACGTGAAAAAGCGCGTGAGTCGGGTGCGATTCAGGGTTCAACTCTGACCATGCTGCCGGTTCTGATGTGGCGTTCGGTGAAAAAACCTATCGTGTGGGGGCCGTTGCTGGGGGTTGTGCTGTCAGCCATCGGTATTCATATGCCTGAAATGGTGCTGGCTTCAATTAAACCGTTGGGCCTGTCTGCCACGGCTTCGGCGCTGTTCCTGACCGGTGTGATCCTGTCTGCGCGTAAACTGCAAATCAACACCTGCGTGGTGCTGTCTAGCGTCACCAAGCTGCTGATTCAGCCCTTCATTGCGTGGGGAATCGTGTTGGCGATGGGCTTGCATGGCGATGTTGCCGTCACGGCCATTCTGATGATCGCGCTTTCTGCGGGCTTCTTCGGTATCGTATTCGGCAACCGTTTCGGTGTGCAGTCTCCTGATGCCGAAGCCACGCTGTTGATAAGCTCCGTGCTGTGTATCATCACACTGCCGCTGTTTATTACGCTCACCGCAGGAATTTAA
- a CDS encoding DUF2778 domain-containing protein encodes MALQGKLVLNGAYYAPFNLFSVGVFMAFSGNGIYRNKAACRTVKGDGPLPPGKYWIVERGGGGFFSKRKAEIQDTWNKYRHGAAFGRDEWFALYKDDWSIDDNTWIGDVYRGLFRLHPGTLSEGCITIVHNSDFAIIRNALLNTPPMQVPCMRSLMARGWVEVVDGGYTNTCP; translated from the coding sequence ATGGCGTTACAAGGGAAGTTGGTTTTAAACGGTGCCTATTACGCGCCATTCAATCTGTTCAGCGTCGGCGTGTTCATGGCGTTCTCTGGAAATGGCATTTATCGCAATAAAGCGGCTTGCCGGACTGTTAAAGGGGATGGTCCATTACCGCCGGGTAAATACTGGATTGTTGAGCGTGGAGGCGGTGGCTTCTTCTCAAAGCGTAAGGCTGAGATACAGGACACCTGGAACAAATACCGGCACGGTGCCGCGTTCGGACGTGATGAATGGTTTGCACTGTACAAGGATGACTGGAGCATTGATGACAATACGTGGATTGGTGACGTTTACCGTGGCCTGTTCCGGCTGCATCCCGGTACTTTGTCTGAAGGCTGTATCACCATTGTCCATAACTCTGATTTCGCTATTATCCGCAATGCCCTTCTGAATACTCCCCCTATGCAGGTTCCCTGTATGCGTTCCCTTATGGCCCGTGGATGGGTTGAGGTGGTAGACGGTGGCTATACCAACACTTGCCCGTAG
- a CDS encoding malonate decarboxylase holo-ACP synthase, translated as MLRPHDLIWINNAQSLTTQDTMPEWVTQQWRTSLPLVVRRDVQDGGRIPVGIRGMKRSQRAAGWVDEQSVVRCVTPESLIADPIALLQSSFVSLPPVQVLIMLMQTPWPWVWGVTGSCGYALATDIPVMHTDSDLDLVLRCPQKTTAEELAHFAERIAQVQLPCRTDVQVETPLGAFALTEWLRDKRVMLKTSTGPVLTRDPWLPSEEA; from the coding sequence ATGTTACGCCCGCATGACTTGATCTGGATTAACAACGCACAGTCACTGACCACGCAAGACACCATGCCGGAGTGGGTGACGCAGCAGTGGCGCACATCATTGCCATTGGTAGTGCGACGCGATGTTCAAGATGGCGGGCGTATTCCAGTCGGGATCCGTGGTATGAAGCGCAGCCAGCGTGCGGCGGGTTGGGTCGATGAGCAAAGCGTGGTGCGATGCGTCACGCCGGAGTCGTTAATCGCCGATCCTATCGCGTTACTGCAATCTTCTTTTGTATCCCTGCCTCCGGTTCAGGTGCTGATTATGTTGATGCAGACGCCGTGGCCGTGGGTATGGGGCGTGACAGGAAGCTGCGGTTACGCCTTAGCGACGGATATTCCGGTGATGCATACCGATAGCGATCTCGATTTAGTGTTGCGCTGTCCGCAAAAAACTACCGCGGAAGAGTTGGCGCACTTTGCCGAGCGCATTGCTCAGGTTCAGCTCCCGTGCCGAACCGACGTTCAAGTTGAAACCCCACTCGGGGCTTTTGCTCTGACAGAATGGCTACGCGATAAGCGCGTCATGCTGAAAACGTCAACCGGACCGGTGTTAACCCGCGATCCGTGGTTGCCGTCAGAGGAGGCATAA
- the mdcC gene encoding malonate decarboxylase acyl carrier protein: MERIELSYPASETLPNKALSGVVGSGDMEVLFAPEQSAGTLSVVIKTSVDGSGLRWQHLFERLASLRTLPAGRLEINDFGATPGVARLRIEQVFEEATHA; the protein is encoded by the coding sequence ATGGAACGTATTGAACTGAGTTATCCGGCAAGCGAAACGCTGCCGAACAAAGCATTAAGCGGCGTCGTCGGTTCCGGCGATATGGAAGTGCTGTTTGCGCCTGAACAGAGCGCAGGCACGCTGTCCGTGGTGATTAAAACATCGGTAGACGGCAGCGGTCTGCGTTGGCAACACCTGTTTGAGCGCTTAGCTAGCCTGCGTACTTTGCCCGCAGGGCGGTTAGAGATTAATGATTTCGGTGCAACGCCGGGTGTGGCTCGCCTACGTATCGAACAAGTCTTTGAGGAGGCAACTCATGCGTAA
- a CDS encoding Yip1 family protein — MSNHVWGLLSHPAQEFRQIRQENESVSHIYTHHVLLMAAIPVICSFIGTTQFGWDFGGDRVFKVMPMTALAIAVVFYGLMLAAVGFVGMVIRWMAREYENCPSLNQCIVFAGYVGTPMFISSIVSIYPMVWLCMLAVIVGVCYSGYLLYRGIPNFLGITEGQGFIFSGSTFAIGVLVLELLLGITVIMWGYGSHIF; from the coding sequence ATGAGTAACCATGTTTGGGGACTGTTATCGCATCCGGCACAGGAGTTCCGGCAAATACGGCAGGAAAATGAGTCGGTATCGCATATCTATACTCACCATGTGCTGCTGATGGCTGCTATTCCTGTCATCTGCTCTTTTATCGGTACCACCCAGTTTGGCTGGGATTTCGGCGGAGACCGCGTTTTTAAAGTTATGCCGATGACGGCGTTAGCTATTGCAGTTGTGTTTTACGGCTTAATGCTCGCCGCGGTAGGTTTTGTTGGTATGGTCATTCGCTGGATGGCTCGGGAATATGAAAACTGCCCGAGTTTAAATCAATGTATTGTGTTTGCGGGCTACGTCGGTACGCCCATGTTTATTAGCAGTATCGTATCAATATATCCGATGGTATGGTTGTGCATGCTCGCTGTTATTGTTGGTGTATGTTATAGCGGGTATTTGTTGTATCGCGGTATTCCGAATTTCCTCGGTATCACTGAAGGTCAGGGGTTTATATTTTCTGGCTCCACCTTTGCAATAGGCGTTTTGGTACTCGAGCTGTTATTAGGGATCACCGTTATCATGTGGGGCTATGGTTCACATATTTTCTAG
- the mdcA gene encoding malonate decarboxylase subunit alpha, whose amino-acid sequence MSLHQTPTRVWDTRRQEKRRRVESVQGLINGKVIPTDDLTAILEKLIVSGDRVVMEGNNQKQADFLSRSLAEVDPAKVHDLHMIMPSVGRAEHLDIFEKGIARKLDFAFSGTQSLRISQLLEDGQLEIGAIHTYIELYSRLYVDLVPNVALVAGFKADRHGNLYTGPSTEDTPALVEAAAFKNGLVIAQVNELVDDETDLPRVDIPGSWIDFVVVADKPFFIEPLFTRDPRLIKPVHVLMGMMAIKGIYAKHQVQSLNHGIGFNTAAIELLLPTYGEQLGLKGKICKHWTLNPHPTLIPAIESGWVETVHCFGGELGMEDYIAARPDIFFTGNDGSMRSNRAFCQMAGQYAVDMFIGSTLQIDGMAHSSTVTRGRLSGFGGAPNMGHDPHGRRHATPAWLDMIEEPDMLARGRKLVVQMVETFQAGAKPTFVEKLDAIDVAKESGMPLAPVMIYGDDVTHVLTEEGIAYLYRARSLEERRAMVAAVAGITDIGLGVDAKRVADLRREGKVAFPEDMGIRRTDATRSLLAAGSVSDLVEWSDGLYNPPAKFRSW is encoded by the coding sequence ATGTCGCTTCATCAAACACCCACTCGCGTCTGGGATACCCGCCGTCAGGAAAAAAGACGTCGCGTTGAAAGCGTGCAGGGGCTCATCAACGGAAAAGTGATTCCAACCGATGATTTAACCGCAATTCTCGAAAAACTGATTGTCTCTGGCGACCGCGTTGTTATGGAAGGTAACAACCAAAAGCAGGCTGATTTCTTATCGCGCAGCTTGGCTGAGGTTGATCCGGCTAAAGTCCACGATTTGCATATGATCATGCCAAGCGTGGGTCGTGCAGAACATCTGGATATCTTTGAAAAAGGGATTGCTCGCAAGCTGGACTTTGCCTTCTCCGGCACCCAGAGCCTGCGCATCTCACAGCTGCTTGAAGATGGGCAGTTAGAAATTGGTGCCATCCATACCTACATCGAACTGTATTCACGCCTTTATGTGGATCTGGTGCCAAACGTGGCGCTGGTCGCCGGTTTCAAAGCAGACCGCCACGGCAATCTTTATACCGGACCCAGCACCGAAGATACGCCCGCGTTGGTTGAAGCTGCGGCGTTCAAAAATGGCTTAGTCATTGCACAGGTTAATGAGCTGGTCGATGACGAAACCGACCTGCCACGTGTTGATATTCCGGGTTCTTGGATTGACTTCGTTGTAGTTGCCGACAAGCCATTCTTTATCGAACCTCTGTTTACCCGCGATCCTCGTTTGATTAAACCCGTGCACGTCTTAATGGGCATGATGGCCATTAAAGGTATTTATGCCAAGCATCAGGTGCAGTCCCTCAACCACGGGATTGGGTTTAATACCGCCGCCATTGAATTGCTGCTGCCAACCTACGGTGAGCAACTGGGGCTGAAGGGCAAAATTTGTAAACACTGGACACTGAATCCGCATCCAACGCTGATCCCTGCTATCGAAAGCGGCTGGGTTGAAACCGTTCACTGCTTCGGCGGCGAACTGGGGATGGAAGATTACATCGCGGCACGTCCGGATATTTTCTTCACCGGTAATGACGGCTCTATGCGTTCAAACCGTGCTTTCTGCCAGATGGCAGGGCAGTACGCGGTGGATATGTTTATCGGCTCCACGCTGCAAATTGACGGCATGGCGCACTCTTCAACGGTTACCCGTGGTCGCCTGTCTGGTTTCGGCGGTGCGCCAAATATGGGACACGATCCGCACGGTCGCCGTCACGCGACACCAGCTTGGCTCGATATGATCGAAGAGCCGGATATGTTAGCACGCGGCCGCAAGCTGGTGGTTCAGATGGTTGAAACCTTCCAAGCCGGTGCGAAACCGACCTTCGTTGAAAAACTGGATGCGATTGACGTGGCCAAAGAATCGGGCATGCCGCTGGCTCCGGTCATGATTTACGGCGATGACGTAACTCACGTACTAACCGAAGAGGGGATTGCCTATCTCTACCGTGCCCGCTCGTTAGAAGAGCGTCGTGCGATGGTGGCGGCAGTGGCGGGGATCACCGATATCGGTTTGGGCGTTGATGCTAAGCGCGTTGCCGACCTGCGTCGTGAAGGCAAAGTCGCCTTCCCTGAAGATATGGGGATCCGCCGTACCGACGCAACGCGCTCGTTGCTGGCTGCGGGTAGCGTATCCGATCTGGTTGAGTGGTCTGACGGTTTATACAACCCACCCGCTAAATTCCGGAGCTGGTAA
- a CDS encoding copper-binding protein, with product MSYAKNIRALLATTAFFSVFTLAAPVMANTGHDMSTMHNMSDMPHHESNAASYHATGVVKSWSQESGVSLTHAPIPELHWPAMTMTFALPSAPAIKPLAVGSKVNFSFIQTESGYQLTEITPAQ from the coding sequence ATGTCTTACGCTAAAAACATCCGCGCTCTACTCGCAACCACTGCCTTTTTTTCTGTTTTTACTCTTGCTGCACCAGTTATGGCCAACACCGGCCACGACATGAGCACCATGCATAACATGAGTGACATGCCGCATCATGAATCAAACGCGGCGTCTTACCACGCGACCGGTGTGGTAAAAAGCTGGAGCCAAGAAAGCGGCGTTTCATTAACGCACGCCCCGATCCCTGAACTGCATTGGCCAGCCATGACCATGACCTTTGCATTGCCCTCTGCGCCAGCCATCAAGCCACTGGCCGTGGGTAGCAAAGTGAATTTCAGCTTTATTCAAACTGAATCCGGTTATCAATTAACTGAAATCACCCCAGCTCAGTAA
- a CDS encoding LysR family transcriptional regulator — protein MIDSEITLRKLEIFLAFMEKENITRAAESLRLSSVSVHRALHTLEEGFRCPLFVHKGRNLLPLPAAHTLAEYARDLVELAQKGIEETRIAAGFGQQRMKIGTMYSLTLETIPKLIMGVKLRRPEVEISLTMGSNQDLLQQLENQQLDAILISISDSQVNEQLFETVPLFQDDIFLAAPASSALVKPGLADLRDYRGEKFVALAEGFATYHGFSEAFQIAGFEPDIVTRVNDIFSMLSLVQAGVGYTLIPGRMKNVYESSVKLLPLCSEYQMRQTIALVFSRSREQDPNLLALTAEGRMYARAHPSLN, from the coding sequence ATGATCGACAGCGAAATAACTCTGCGAAAATTAGAAATCTTTTTAGCCTTCATGGAAAAAGAAAATATTACCCGCGCGGCAGAATCTCTGAGGTTAAGCAGTGTGAGCGTGCATAGAGCATTGCACACGCTAGAAGAAGGTTTTCGCTGCCCGCTATTTGTGCATAAAGGGCGGAATTTATTACCGCTTCCAGCCGCACATACGCTGGCGGAATATGCTCGCGATCTGGTGGAGCTTGCTCAGAAAGGCATTGAAGAAACGCGGATTGCCGCTGGGTTTGGTCAGCAGCGGATGAAAATTGGCACCATGTATTCGCTAACGCTGGAAACCATACCTAAGCTCATCATGGGCGTTAAGCTGCGCCGCCCTGAAGTGGAAATCAGCCTTACCATGGGCTCGAATCAGGATTTATTACAGCAGCTAGAAAACCAGCAGCTCGACGCCATTCTGATTTCTATTTCCGACAGCCAAGTGAACGAACAATTATTCGAAACCGTACCGCTGTTTCAAGACGATATTTTTCTTGCGGCACCGGCTTCATCAGCGCTAGTGAAACCCGGTTTGGCGGATCTGCGTGATTATCGAGGCGAGAAGTTCGTTGCCTTAGCGGAAGGATTTGCCACCTATCACGGTTTTAGCGAGGCATTTCAAATAGCCGGTTTCGAGCCGGACATCGTGACCCGAGTCAACGATATTTTCTCGATGCTCAGTCTGGTTCAGGCTGGCGTGGGCTATACGCTAATCCCAGGTCGAATGAAAAACGTGTATGAAAGCAGCGTGAAGCTGCTGCCGCTGTGCAGTGAATATCAAATGCGCCAGACCATTGCGTTGGTATTTTCTCGTAGCCGAGAACAAGATCCTAACCTACTCGCACTCACCGCAGAAGGACGCATGTACGCACGCGCCCATCCTTCACTCAATTAA
- the mdcE gene encoding biotin-independent malonate decarboxylase subunit gamma: MSTSTAHTASRGRYWFSLLTQGATQRQGQCESVKAADGEIDGQAARFIAVVPDANNHYPRAVNGEVGLLEGWTLAQLVSEVVEADQDKPQKRAVVAVIDVPSQAYGRREEAFGIHQALAGAAGAYAKARLAGHPVIGLIVGKAMSGAFLAHGYQANRLIAFNDAGVMIHAMGKESAARITLRSVESLEKLAATIPPMAYDIKNYSTLGLLDQLLDINDPLNASADDLARVNSVLSEAIADARQQGVDLSNRLGAHNRQSSSLVRSRMRAEW; this comes from the coding sequence ATGAGCACCTCAACAGCACACACCGCCAGCCGTGGCCGCTACTGGTTTTCCTTACTGACTCAGGGCGCCACTCAGCGTCAGGGGCAATGCGAATCGGTGAAAGCCGCCGATGGTGAAATTGATGGCCAGGCCGCACGTTTTATCGCGGTGGTTCCAGACGCAAACAATCATTACCCGCGTGCGGTTAACGGCGAAGTCGGTCTGCTCGAAGGCTGGACGTTGGCACAGTTGGTGAGTGAAGTCGTTGAAGCTGACCAAGACAAGCCGCAGAAGCGCGCCGTCGTGGCCGTGATTGATGTGCCAAGTCAGGCCTATGGCCGCCGCGAAGAGGCGTTTGGTATTCATCAGGCCTTAGCCGGTGCCGCAGGCGCTTACGCTAAAGCGCGTTTGGCGGGTCATCCGGTGATTGGCTTAATCGTCGGTAAAGCGATGTCCGGCGCTTTCTTAGCGCACGGCTATCAGGCTAACCGTCTGATTGCGTTCAATGACGCGGGCGTAATGATTCATGCGATGGGGAAAGAGTCTGCGGCGCGCATCACGCTGCGTTCCGTGGAATCGCTGGAGAAATTAGCCGCGACTATTCCGCCGATGGCCTATGACATTAAAAACTACAGCACGCTGGGCCTATTAGACCAGCTGCTGGACATCAACGATCCGCTTAATGCCAGCGCAGACGATCTGGCTCGCGTGAACAGCGTACTGAGTGAGGCCATTGCCGATGCTCGCCAACAGGGCGTTGATCTCAGCAACCGTTTAGGCGCCCACAATCGCCAAAGCTCTTCTCTGGTTCGCAGCCGTATGCGCGCCGAGTGGTAA
- the nlpA gene encoding lipoprotein NlpA, with translation MKSAFNATLFVALFSTAALLSGCDQKSDQSHHIKVGVINGAEQDVAEVAQKVAKEKYGLDVELVGFSGSLLPNDATDKGELDANVFQHRPYLAEQNQAHGYKLVAVGNTFVFPMAGYSDKIKAVSELKKGDTIAIPNDPTNLGRALLLLQKEKLITVKQDKGLLPTSIDITSNPLDLNIMELEGAQLPHVLKDPKVTVAIISTTYLQQTGLSPVKDSVFIEDKESPYVNIIVTREDNKDAENVRDFVKSYESPEVAAAAQKIFNGGAVQGW, from the coding sequence ATGAAATCTGCGTTTAACGCAACGCTATTCGTTGCGCTATTTAGCACTGCTGCATTGCTCTCTGGTTGTGATCAAAAAAGCGATCAGTCCCATCATATAAAAGTGGGCGTGATTAACGGGGCTGAACAGGATGTGGCTGAGGTGGCTCAAAAAGTAGCAAAAGAAAAATATGGCCTCGACGTGGAGCTGGTTGGATTTAGTGGTTCGCTGCTGCCTAACGATGCCACCGATAAAGGCGAACTCGATGCTAACGTTTTCCAGCATCGCCCTTACTTAGCCGAACAAAATCAGGCGCACGGCTATAAATTAGTCGCCGTCGGCAACACCTTTGTTTTTCCGATGGCAGGCTATTCAGACAAAATCAAAGCTGTCTCTGAGCTGAAAAAGGGAGACACCATCGCAATTCCAAACGATCCCACCAACTTGGGTCGCGCATTATTGCTGCTGCAAAAAGAGAAGCTGATTACGGTAAAACAGGATAAAGGCCTGTTGCCAACCTCGATTGATATTACCTCCAACCCGCTCGATTTAAATATTATGGAGCTTGAAGGCGCGCAGCTTCCGCACGTGTTAAAAGATCCGAAAGTCACCGTGGCGATTATCAGCACTACCTATCTACAGCAAACCGGGCTATCGCCGGTCAAAGACAGCGTATTTATTGAAGATAAAGAGTCGCCTTACGTCAATATCATCGTCACCCGCGAAGATAATAAAGACGCCGAGAATGTCCGAGACTTCGTGAAATCTTATGAATCACCAGAAGTTGCCGCCGCAGCTCAGAAGATATTCAACGGCGGTGCCGTACAAGGGTGGTAG
- the mdcH gene encoding malonate decarboxylase subunit epsilon: MKVLFTFPGQGQQRPAMLHDLPDNALSRSLIEQANTALNEDVLALDSASALQRTRAVQLCLLIAGVAYARELQTAGVQADFVSGLSIGAFPAAVIAGALDFSDAVRLVALRGELMENAYPTGFGLSAIVGLNLNQLEPLIAEVNSADLPVYLANINAEEQFVIAGSEAAMQQVMGLAQAKGAHKTQRLAVSVPSHCALLLEPAHQLAQAMQNVVLQRPNIAYLSGSTGRVLWQPERIADDLAFNMSRTVRWHEAMVAAYEREVRLAIEMPPGAVLTGLTRKVMEQGEALSRCQLGLKSVTDIVARYQKLA, from the coding sequence ATGAAGGTCTTATTTACTTTTCCCGGTCAAGGGCAGCAGCGCCCTGCGATGCTGCATGACTTACCTGATAATGCTCTTTCACGCTCGCTCATTGAACAGGCTAATACCGCGTTAAACGAAGACGTGTTGGCGCTAGACAGCGCCTCTGCGCTGCAAAGAACGCGCGCAGTTCAGCTATGTTTACTGATCGCGGGCGTTGCCTATGCCAGAGAGCTTCAGACGGCAGGCGTTCAAGCTGATTTCGTTAGCGGCCTGTCTATTGGTGCTTTTCCCGCGGCGGTGATTGCGGGGGCGTTGGACTTTTCGGACGCCGTGCGTTTAGTCGCCCTACGCGGTGAGCTGATGGAGAATGCCTATCCTACTGGTTTTGGCCTTTCTGCCATTGTTGGTCTGAATTTGAATCAGCTAGAACCGCTGATTGCTGAAGTGAACTCGGCGGATTTGCCGGTTTATTTAGCCAACATCAACGCGGAAGAACAGTTTGTGATTGCCGGTAGCGAAGCCGCTATGCAGCAGGTGATGGGGCTGGCGCAGGCTAAAGGCGCGCATAAAACGCAGCGTCTGGCGGTAAGCGTTCCTTCGCACTGCGCGCTGTTGCTGGAGCCCGCACACCAGCTGGCGCAGGCGATGCAAAACGTGGTACTGCAACGACCGAACATAGCCTATCTCAGCGGCAGCACGGGGCGTGTGTTATGGCAACCCGAACGCATTGCCGACGATTTAGCATTCAATATGTCGCGCACCGTGCGTTGGCATGAAGCTATGGTTGCGGCCTATGAACGAGAAGTGCGTTTGGCGATTGAAATGCCGCCGGGAGCGGTACTCACAGGACTAACCCGAAAAGTGATGGAGCAGGGGGAAGCGCTTTCGCGCTGCCAGCTTGGTTTGAAATCGGTCACTGATATTGTGGCTCGCTATCAGAAACTAGCTTAA